GGTCGTCGAGCGCACCCGTGAGATCGGACTGCTGCGCGCGATCGGGCTCGCCCGGCGGCAGTTGCGCCGGATGATCCGGCTCGAGTCGGTGGTGATCGCCGTGTTCGGGGCCGTTCTCGGGCTGGCCCTGGGGCTTGTGTGGGGCGTGTGCATCCACCAGGTGCTCGCCCTTCAGGGCATGAAGGCGCTGGACGTCCCCTGGGGCACGATCATCGCCGTCGTGATCGGCTCGGCGGTCGTGGGGGTGGTGGCCGCGCTGCTGCCCGCGCTGCGCGCGTCGCGCATGAATGTGCTGGCGGCGATCGCGCACGAATGATGTACTCGGCGCCTACTCAAGTCGCTTACAGCTGAGGAGAGTTCATGCCGCGCCCGTTCCGTTTCGGGGTCAATCTGCTCGAACCCGCGCCGGCCGATGAATGGCGCGCCAAGTGCCGCCGGGCCGAGGAGCTCGGCTACGACGTGATCCTCGTCCCCGACCATCTCGGCTGGCCGGCGCCGTTCCCGGCGCTGGTCGCGGCGGCGGAGGCGACCGAGCGTCCCCGGGTGGGCACGTTCGTGCTCAACGCGGGCTTCTGGAACCCGACGCTGCTGGCCCGCGAGGTGGCCACGACGGACGCGCTGACCGGCGGTCGGCTGGAACTCGGCCTCGGCACCGGATACGTACCGGCCGAGCACGACAAGGCGGGCCTGCCGTACGGCTCGGCGAAGGAACGCGTGGACCATCTGCGGCGTACGGTCGAGGAGCTGGACCGGCTGCTCGGCTCGGACGAGCACCGGCCGCAACCCGTGCAGAAGCCGCGGGTGCCGGTACTGATCGGCGCCAACGGCGACCGGATGCTGAAGCTCACCGCCGAGCACGCCGACATCGCGGCGTTCACGGGGGCGCGTTCGGTGCCCGGGAGCGCGACCGGGCAGCTGGTGCCGATCGCCGCCGAGGAACTCGACGAGCGCGTCGCCCTGTACCAGGAGTTCGCGGCGGGCCGCGAGGAACCGGCCGAGCTGAACCTGCTCATCCAGATGGTCGCGGTCACCGATGACCCCGAGAGCGCGGTCCGGCCACTGCTGGGCCGCCTGCCGGACCTGACCGCCGACCAGGCTCTGGCGCTGCCCATCATGCTGGTCGGCACCCTGGAGCAGGTGGTCGAGCAGGTGCGGGGGCGGCGTGAGCGGTACGGGTTCTCGTACCTGACCGTGCTGGAGCCGTACATGGAGGCGTTCGCGCCGGTGATCGAGGCGCTGCGCGGCGAGTAGCGGCCGGCACGGCGAACGAGCAGCCGTCCGCACCACGAACGAACAACCATCCGCACCACGAACGAGCAGCCGACCGCACGGCGAACGAGTGGCCGACGGGAGGGCCACATCGTCCGCATGCTGAAATTCCGCGTCCGGCTCTCCCCCGCGTGCTGTGATCCCCGCATGAAGGATCTTCGGATACGGGCCGCCGGGCCCGAGGACCTCGACACCGTGCTGGCCTTCTGGAAGACCGCCGCCGAGGGCACGAGCATCAGCGACGACCGGGACGGCGTGGAGCGGCTCGTCGCCCGCGACCCCGAGGCGCTGATCCTCGCCGAGCAGGGCGGCGAGCTGGTCGGCACGGTGATCGCGGGCTTCGACGGCTGGCGCTGCCATCTGTACCGGCTCGCGGTGCACCCCGGTCGGCGCCGTCGCGGGATCGGCTCGACGCTCCTGGCCGCCGCGGAGGAGCGGTTCGTACGGCTCGGGGGGCGCCGCGGGGACGCGATGGTGCTACAGCGCAACGAGACCGCCCATCATGCCTGGCGGGCCGCCGGGTACACGCCCGAGGAGCACTGGCGGCGCTGGGTGAAGCCCCTCGCGAACTGAATCACTTTGCCGGTCCTTTACCATGGGGGGACCGAATCGTCCCACCATGGAAAGGTGTGAGCGTCCGCCCATGGGCGAGCCTCCCAGTAACCGACATCGCGCGGTCGTCGCGTCCCTGGCCGATCCTGGGACGGAGGTGACCCGATGACCGAAGTCCTCCTGCTGCTGGTGGCGGTCCTGCTCTCGCTCGCCTGCGGTGGCTTCGTCGCGGCGGAGTTCTCGCTCACCACGGTCGAGCGCAGCGAGCTGGAACACGCCGCTGCGCGTGGTGAGCGCGGTGCGCAGGGCGCCCTCAAGGCCGTACGGAATCTGACGTTCCAGCTTTCCGGTGCCCAGCTCGGCATCACGGTCACCAACCTGGTGGTCGGCATGCTCTCCGAGCCGTCGATCGCCAAGCTGATCGCGGGCCCGCTTCAGTCGCTGGGCATGTCGCGCTCCACGTCCACAACCGTCGCCCTCGTCATCGGCACCGGCCTGTCGACCGTGTTCCTGATGGTGGTCGGCGAGCTGGTGCCCAAGAACTGGGCGATCTCCTCACCGCTGGCCGTGGCCAGACGCGTGGGCACTCCGCAGCGCTGGTTCAGCGCCGCGTTCCGCCCGTTCATCACGCATCTGAACAACACGGCCAACCATTTCGTCCGCCGCTTCGGGATCGAACCGGCCGAGGAGCTGGCCTCCGCACGCGGTCCACAGGAGCTGGTGGCGCTCGCCCGGCACTCCGCGAAGGAGGGCGCCCTGGAGCCGGACACCGCCGAGCTGTTCGTCCGCACCCTCAATCTCGCCGACCTGACCGCCGAGAACGTGATGACCCCGCGTGTCCAGGTCGTCGCCCTCGATGTCCAGGCGACCTGCGAGGACGTGGCGAACGCGACGCGCGCTACGGGTCTGTCCCGCTTCCCCGTCTATCGCGGCAACCTGGACTCGGTCGTCGGCATCGCCCACATCAAGGACGTCCTGACCGTGCCCGCCGACGAACGGCCCCTCCGTCAGGTGTCGCAGGTGACGCGCGAACCCCTGTTCGTCCCCGAGTCCCTCACCGTCGACCGGCTGCTGGACCGGCTCTCCGGCAAGAACACCATGGCCGTGGTCATCGACGAGTACGGCGGCACCGCCGGGGTCGCCACGCTGGAGGACATCGTCGAGGAGGTCGTCGGCGAGGTACGGGACGAGCACGACCCGCACGAGACATCCGACCTGGCGCCCGCCGGCACCGACGATGCCGGCCTGACCCTGTACTCGGCCGACGGCTCCGCTCGCGTCGACCAGCTCGCACGGGTCGGACTGCGGGTGCCCGAGGGCCCGTACGAGACGCTGGCCGGTCTCATCGCCACGGAACTCGGCCGCATACCGGCCAAGGGCGACAGCATCGAGGTCGCCGGGTGGCGCCTCGACGTGGTCGACGCGTCGGGCCGCCGGGCCGCGCGCGTGCTCATGCACGCGCCGCCCGCCGCCGACGCCGAGGAGGAGGGGAAGCGGTGACCGTCGTACAGCTGCTGATCGGTCTGCTGACGCTCGTCGCGAACGCCTTCTTCGTCGGCGCCGAGTTCGCGCTGATCTCCGTGCGCCGCAGCCAGATCGAGCCGCACGCCGAGGCGGGCGACCGGCGGGCGCGCAGCGTCCTGTGGGGTCTGGAGCACGTGTCGGCGCTGCTGGCGGCCGCACAGCTGGGCATCACCCTGTGCACCCTGGTCCTCGGTGTGGTCGCGGAGCCCGCGATCGAACATCTGCTGGAACCGGTGTTCCACGCGGTGGGCATCCCGGAGAGCGCGGGCCGCGCCGTGTCGTTCGTGATCGCGCTGGCCCTGGCGACGTATCTGCACATGCTGCTCGGCGAGATGGTGCCGAAGAACATCGCGCTCGCGGAACCGGTGCGCCTGGCGCTGCTGCTCGGCCCGCCGCTGGTCGCCCTGTCCCGGACGCTGCGCCCGGTGATCTTCACCGTGAACACCTTCGCGAACGGTCTGCTCGCGCTGTTGCGGGTGGAGACGAAGACCGAGGTCACGGCCACGTTCTCGGACGACGAACTGGCACGCCTCGTCAAGGACTCCGGCGACGCGGGACTCATCGACGACCGTGCGCGGGAGCGGCTCCACGACGCCCTGGAACTGGGCCGTCGGCCCGTGCGCGACGTGGTGGTACCGCTGGAACGCGCTGTCTACGCGCGCGTGGGCATCACTCCGGAGCAGTTGGAGCGCCTGTCGGCCGAGTCCCGGTTCTCGCGCTTCCCCGTCGTGGACGAGGGCCGGCGGATCGTCGGCTATCTGCATGTCAAGGACGCGCTGGACGCGTCACCACGGGACAAACCGTTCCGGCTGCGGGACATGCGCCCCATCGCGCGGGTCCGGGAGAACACGCCACTGGACGACGTACTCACGGCCATGCGCGGCAGCCGTACGCACCTGGCAGCGGTCCTGGGCGCAGACGGACGACTGGCGGGGCTGGTGACGATGGAAGACGTGCTGCGGGAGCTGTTCGGGCAGCCGGTTTGAGCGGGGGCCGACGGCGTTTCCCGGGCGGAACAGACGCGAGCCGCGGCGCACGGCCGCCCTGAGCCCAAGCGGGCCGACCGACGCGGACCACGGCCAGTAGCCGCCCTGAGCCCGGGTCGGCCGGCCGACCCGGGCCACGGCCTGCAACCGCCCTGGACCCAAGCGGGCCGGCCCACGCGGACCACGGCCTATAGCCGCCCTGAGCCAGGGTGGATTGGCCGATGCGGCAACGGCCGCCCGTGGGTCCCCGTGAGCAACGGCAGGTCCGCGCGGCGCGATGGCCCCGCGATGGCCCCGCGCGGATCAGCCGACCGGGCCCGAGGTACCGCGTCCCGAACGGCCGGCCAGGCCGGCCGTTCGGCGTCGGGCGCGGCCAAGGGGGCGGCATGGGCAGGGTGACCGACCGGCGGGTATGCCCGCGGGATAGCATCTACGGCGCCATGCAGACGAAACCCACGTACACCAGCCTGGTCGCGGTCGGCGACTCCTTCACCGAGGGCATGTCGGATCTGCTCCCCGACGGTACGTACCGCGGCTGGGCCGATGTCCTCGCAAGCCGGATGGCCGCACGGACACCAGAATTCCGCTATGCCAACCTCGCCGTGCGCGGCAAGCTGATCCGGCAGATCGTCGACGAGCAGGTGGACCTCGCCGCGGCGATGCGGCCCGATGTGATCACACTGGTCGGCGGACTCAACGACACGCTGCGACCCAAGTGCGACATGGGCCGCGTCAGGGACCTGTTGACGGAGGCCGTGGAGCGGCTCGCCCCCTCGTGCGAACAGCTCGTCCTGATGCGCAGCCCCGGCCGCCAGGGCCCGGTTCTCGAACGCTTCCGCCCCCGTATGGAGGAGCTGTTCACCTGCGTCGACGAGCTGGCCGCGCGGCACGGCGCGCTCGTGGTCGACCTGTACGGGGCGCCGTCGCTCGCCGACCCGCGCCTGTGGGACGTGGACCGGCTGCATCTGACGGCCGAAGGACACCGCCGGGTGGCGGAGGCCGTGTGGCAGACGCTGGGGTACGAGGCGGAGGATACGGAGTGGCGCACACCGCTCCCGCCCACCGCGCCGCCGAACTGGCTCGCCCGCAGGACCGCGGACGTCCGCTTCACCCGGCAGCACCTGCTGCCCTGGATAGGACGGCGGCTGACGGGCCGCTCATCGGGGGACGGCCGGACAGGCGCCCAGGTGAGCGCTGAGCTGGGCAAAGCTTTCTGGGTCACCCCTGCGGACCACACAAACCCCGGCCCTGTGACGGACTGGCGACAGGTGTCGCCCTAACCCGGAGGCGCCTTGCCCCGGGAGAAGAGCCTCCGGTCCAGACCAAGGCGCATCGCGACGCGCAGACCGAGGCCATGACTGCACCGTCTCGGCTGACGTGCCCACCATGCCTGGCACGGCGCCCACGAGGCAGGCAGCCACTGACACCAAACCCGTAACGAAAAGGCCCCCGCCTCACTCGCCGAGGACGGGGGCCTTCCCCATGTACGCCTACCGCTGCTCGGGACATGCCGTCTGCCGGCCCGGCACGAGGGCGTAGCGGCCCTCTCCCGCTAGGTCGACCGGCGCGAGCATGCAACACGCCGTCACCAGATGTGGCGTGCCTCCCAGAAGGGGGCGAGGTCCTTGTCCGTCATGGACTGGGCGGCCTTCTTGAAGTCAGCGGTGGTGGACACGCCGTACCAATGGTCCTTGGCGTAACGCTTGAGCAGTCGGGCCATGGTGCCGGAACCGACTGTGCGTTCCAGATCGGCCAGGGCGCAGGGCCCGGCTGTGTAGATGAGGTGATATGTGCCGGGGTGTTGCGACCAGTAGGCCATGGAGCCGGTCAGCGAGATGTTGTCGTCGGGCCAGTAGACGTCCGACCAGCAGTCGCGGGTGTCCCAGCCGTAGAAGCGGGCATTGGCGTACTGAGCGAAGCTTTCATCCAGCCACGGTGAGGAGTACTCGTCGTTGCCGACGATGCCGTACCACCACTGGTGCGCCACCTCGTGGACGGCGGCGCCGCCTTCTTCGGTGGTGCCGAGGAGGACGAGGCCGGGATACTCCATGCCACCGCCGAACTGGCTGGTCATCACGAGGTCGATCTCGTCGTACGGGTAACGGCCGAACTCCCGGCCGAACCGGTCGATCGCGGCGACAGCATCCACGCGGTTGACGTGCACGCCCGCGGCAGGGGTGTCGGGCGCCCAGTACGACTTCACGAGCACTCCCCCGGCCGTGGTATCGGTCGCCATGCGAAACGGGCCCGCCGCCCAGGCGAAGTCCCGCACTCGCTCCGCGACGCTGAGCGTGACCGTACGGCCGGCGCGACCAGGGAACGTTCGGGTGTGGCCGGTCGCCGGCACCTTCAGGGACGACGGGTGGTCGAGTCGGACACGGAAGTCGCTGGTCAGGGCGTAGAAGCTCTCGCCGACCGACACGTAGGGGTCGAGATGCCACCCCTTCGTGTCATGCACGGCGAGCACCGGCAGCGCGTTGCCGAGGAAGCGGTAGGCGCCATCGTGGCCGAAGCGGGCATTACGGTCCGGCACAGTGATCGAGACGTCGAAGGCGATGGACGTCCGCATATTGCGCGCGAGCGGCCTCGGTAGCGCTATACGCAGAGCTGTGCAGTTCACACCGAGATGGTTCGGTGTGCCACCGCGTACCCTCGTCACCGTGACGGGAGAGGGCGCAGCGGGCGTACCGCATTTGTCCTCGCCGTTGCCCCACAGACGTAGGTACACCTCGCGCAGAGGCTGATCGGACCCGTTCCGGAACGACACCCGCTGCCGTCCCGTCCAGTGGCTGCCGTCGGCGTCGGATCGCAGGACCACGTCGTAGCGAGCGCGATCGGGCGTCGCGGCGGCCGTGGATAATCCCTGTCCCGGCGCCGCGCTCGCATCACTCATACCGCCGCCCAGTGCCGTGAACAGCATGAACAACACGGTGAACAGACGACGACCGGACCTGGGCGAACATATGGATGACGGTGACATGCCAGCGGATACTGTCACATCACACCGCCAGTGGACCCCACTTGGACAGAACTGTCCGTGGAAGGAGGTGCGGTCGCGGCGAAGTGGGTTCGAGCGCTCGATTGTCCCGGCCCTGGGCCTTCCCGACAAGCAACGCTCGAGGCATGTGCGGCGAACGCGGCCCTGCGCCATTCGCGTTCCGGGTGATCGCAGTCGTCGCCGAGGAGCATCCACGCTGCCCGTCCCACAACCTGATGACTGCCGCCCGGGCACGCGCCCGCGTCATCGGCTCCGGCCGCGCGCTGCGGCTGCGCGTCGAAGCAGCCTCACTGCTCGATGACCTCGGCCACAGCGTCCGCATCCGCTTCCTGGCAGCAGCGTGACGGACAAACCACCGGGC
The Streptomyces sp. CGMCC 4.7035 DNA segment above includes these coding regions:
- a CDS encoding LLM class F420-dependent oxidoreductase; translated protein: MPRPFRFGVNLLEPAPADEWRAKCRRAEELGYDVILVPDHLGWPAPFPALVAAAEATERPRVGTFVLNAGFWNPTLLAREVATTDALTGGRLELGLGTGYVPAEHDKAGLPYGSAKERVDHLRRTVEELDRLLGSDEHRPQPVQKPRVPVLIGANGDRMLKLTAEHADIAAFTGARSVPGSATGQLVPIAAEELDERVALYQEFAAGREEPAELNLLIQMVAVTDDPESAVRPLLGRLPDLTADQALALPIMLVGTLEQVVEQVRGRRERYGFSYLTVLEPYMEAFAPVIEALRGE
- a CDS encoding GNAT family N-acetyltransferase, which gives rise to MKDLRIRAAGPEDLDTVLAFWKTAAEGTSISDDRDGVERLVARDPEALILAEQGGELVGTVIAGFDGWRCHLYRLAVHPGRRRRGIGSTLLAAAEERFVRLGGRRGDAMVLQRNETAHHAWRAAGYTPEEHWRRWVKPLAN
- a CDS encoding hemolysin family protein — encoded protein: MTEVLLLLVAVLLSLACGGFVAAEFSLTTVERSELEHAAARGERGAQGALKAVRNLTFQLSGAQLGITVTNLVVGMLSEPSIAKLIAGPLQSLGMSRSTSTTVALVIGTGLSTVFLMVVGELVPKNWAISSPLAVARRVGTPQRWFSAAFRPFITHLNNTANHFVRRFGIEPAEELASARGPQELVALARHSAKEGALEPDTAELFVRTLNLADLTAENVMTPRVQVVALDVQATCEDVANATRATGLSRFPVYRGNLDSVVGIAHIKDVLTVPADERPLRQVSQVTREPLFVPESLTVDRLLDRLSGKNTMAVVIDEYGGTAGVATLEDIVEEVVGEVRDEHDPHETSDLAPAGTDDAGLTLYSADGSARVDQLARVGLRVPEGPYETLAGLIATELGRIPAKGDSIEVAGWRLDVVDASGRRAARVLMHAPPAADAEEEGKR
- a CDS encoding hemolysin family protein, encoding MTVVQLLIGLLTLVANAFFVGAEFALISVRRSQIEPHAEAGDRRARSVLWGLEHVSALLAAAQLGITLCTLVLGVVAEPAIEHLLEPVFHAVGIPESAGRAVSFVIALALATYLHMLLGEMVPKNIALAEPVRLALLLGPPLVALSRTLRPVIFTVNTFANGLLALLRVETKTEVTATFSDDELARLVKDSGDAGLIDDRARERLHDALELGRRPVRDVVVPLERAVYARVGITPEQLERLSAESRFSRFPVVDEGRRIVGYLHVKDALDASPRDKPFRLRDMRPIARVRENTPLDDVLTAMRGSRTHLAAVLGADGRLAGLVTMEDVLRELFGQPV
- a CDS encoding GDSL-type esterase/lipase family protein, which translates into the protein MQTKPTYTSLVAVGDSFTEGMSDLLPDGTYRGWADVLASRMAARTPEFRYANLAVRGKLIRQIVDEQVDLAAAMRPDVITLVGGLNDTLRPKCDMGRVRDLLTEAVERLAPSCEQLVLMRSPGRQGPVLERFRPRMEELFTCVDELAARHGALVVDLYGAPSLADPRLWDVDRLHLTAEGHRRVAEAVWQTLGYEAEDTEWRTPLPPTAPPNWLARRTADVRFTRQHLLPWIGRRLTGRSSGDGRTGAQVSAELGKAFWVTPADHTNPGPVTDWRQVSP
- a CDS encoding M1 family metallopeptidase, translated to MLFTALGGGMSDASAAPGQGLSTAAATPDRARYDVVLRSDADGSHWTGRQRVSFRNGSDQPLREVYLRLWGNGEDKCGTPAAPSPVTVTRVRGGTPNHLGVNCTALRIALPRPLARNMRTSIAFDVSITVPDRNARFGHDGAYRFLGNALPVLAVHDTKGWHLDPYVSVGESFYALTSDFRVRLDHPSSLKVPATGHTRTFPGRAGRTVTLSVAERVRDFAWAAGPFRMATDTTAGGVLVKSYWAPDTPAAGVHVNRVDAVAAIDRFGREFGRYPYDEIDLVMTSQFGGGMEYPGLVLLGTTEEGGAAVHEVAHQWWYGIVGNDEYSSPWLDESFAQYANARFYGWDTRDCWSDVYWPDDNISLTGSMAYWSQHPGTYHLIYTAGPCALADLERTVGSGTMARLLKRYAKDHWYGVSTTADFKKAAQSMTDKDLAPFWEARHIW